In the genome of Pueribacillus theae, one region contains:
- a CDS encoding COG1470 family protein, with protein sequence MMRKKVLVLLLALFVGGIGIHTPALAASLTLFTPYTGVSVTPGETVNYSVELINNSSSIQTTTFDTSNLPKDWNYTITSDGREIEQLSVKGNDSQEINFEVQVPLKVEKGKYQFKLIAQANSGESTSLPFLINITEQGTFKTELEAEQPNMEGHAGSTFSYQVTLKNRTADEQHYALSSAAPKGWDVQFKADGNNITSATLEPNSTKDIDIEIKPPEKVKADTYKIPIKAATNATSASTELEAVITGNYEIKLSTPSGKLNTDITAGREKTIELQITNSGTAPLRQIELDGEMPPNWDITFEQKTIQKIEPGQSEKVKATIKADKDAIAGDYVAVLKATAPEASSEATFRISVETSVLWGFVGVLIILAVLAGMYYLFKKYGRR encoded by the coding sequence ATGATGAGGAAAAAGGTTCTTGTTCTATTATTGGCATTGTTCGTAGGAGGAATCGGCATCCATACTCCCGCACTTGCTGCAAGCCTTACGTTATTTACCCCTTATACAGGCGTTTCGGTTACTCCGGGGGAAACGGTCAATTATTCTGTGGAATTGATAAACAATAGCAGCAGCATTCAAACGACGACTTTTGATACAAGCAATTTACCGAAAGACTGGAATTATACAATTACTTCCGATGGGAGGGAAATTGAACAACTATCAGTAAAAGGAAATGATTCGCAAGAAATTAATTTTGAAGTTCAAGTTCCTCTAAAAGTTGAAAAAGGAAAGTACCAATTTAAGTTAATCGCACAGGCAAACAGTGGCGAATCTACATCGCTTCCATTCTTAATCAACATTACCGAACAAGGAACTTTTAAAACTGAGCTTGAAGCCGAACAACCAAACATGGAAGGCCATGCGGGTTCCACGTTTTCTTACCAAGTGACATTAAAAAACCGAACCGCTGATGAACAGCACTACGCGTTAAGCTCTGCGGCACCCAAAGGATGGGATGTGCAATTTAAAGCGGACGGAAACAACATTACTTCCGCAACGCTTGAACCCAATTCCACGAAAGATATAGATATTGAAATAAAACCGCCTGAAAAAGTCAAAGCAGATACTTACAAGATCCCGATAAAAGCTGCGACAAACGCGACGTCGGCATCAACTGAATTGGAAGCTGTCATTACTGGAAATTACGAAATAAAACTAAGTACGCCATCTGGAAAATTAAACACGGATATTACAGCTGGGCGTGAAAAAACAATCGAACTGCAAATTACAAATTCCGGAACCGCTCCCCTTCGGCAAATTGAGTTAGATGGGGAAATGCCGCCAAATTGGGATATCACGTTTGAACAAAAGACGATCCAAAAAATTGAACCGGGACAATCCGAAAAAGTAAAAGCAACAATTAAAGCCGATAAAGATGCGATTGCGGGTGATTATGTTGCTGTACTCAAAGCTACTGCACCGGAAGCTTCATCTGAAGCAACATTTAGAATTTCTGTTGAAACCTCTGTTCTTTGGGGATTTGTTGGTGTTCTCATCATACTTGCCGTTCTCGCGGGGATGTATTACTTGTTCAAAAAATACGGGAGGCGGTAA